One segment of Mycoplasmopsis glycophila DNA contains the following:
- the glyA gene encoding serine hydroxymethyltransferase has product MYKKIELADKILQDAINNELKRQEDHIELIASENYVSEDVLKAQGSVLTNKYGEGYPGKRYYGSCENVDIVEQAAIDRLKLIFGVKYANVQPYSGSVANAAAIASVVPSGGKIMGLSLSSGGHLTHGYKISFSGIFYNSITYELNHEGYLDYDAIEKQALEEKPDLIICGYSAYSRTIDFARFKEIADKSGAKLMADIAHIAGLIAAGVHPSPVGYADIITSTTHKTLRGGRGGIIMTNDEEIAKKMNRWVFPGYQGGPLFHAIAGKAVAFYETLTPMFKEYGAKIVSNAKKFCEAFQDKGVKIISGGTDNHLFMINVLDSYKINGKQAETILEKINITINKNTIPFDTLSPTLASGIRLGTAAMTSRDFDQWDELAEIIHYTLSNCERLEQDKEEANLELIKLKEKVLNLTSKYPIKKSYL; this is encoded by the coding sequence ATGTACAAAAAAATAGAATTAGCAGACAAAATTTTACAAGATGCAATTAACAATGAATTAAAAAGACAAGAAGATCATATTGAATTAATTGCTAGTGAAAACTACGTTTCAGAGGATGTTCTTAAAGCACAAGGAAGTGTTTTAACAAATAAATATGGTGAAGGATATCCAGGAAAAAGATATTACGGTAGTTGTGAAAATGTTGATATTGTCGAACAAGCTGCAATTGATCGCTTAAAACTCATTTTTGGCGTTAAATATGCTAATGTTCAACCATATTCTGGAAGTGTTGCAAATGCAGCAGCAATAGCTAGCGTTGTACCTAGTGGTGGTAAAATTATGGGACTTTCATTAAGTTCTGGTGGCCACTTAACTCACGGGTATAAAATTAGTTTTAGTGGGATTTTTTATAATTCAATCACTTACGAACTTAATCATGAAGGATATTTAGATTATGATGCTATCGAAAAACAAGCACTTGAAGAAAAGCCAGATTTAATTATTTGTGGTTATTCAGCTTATTCAAGAACAATTGATTTTGCTCGTTTTAAAGAAATAGCAGACAAATCAGGTGCTAAATTAATGGCTGATATAGCTCACATTGCAGGTCTTATTGCAGCTGGTGTTCACCCTAGCCCTGTTGGTTATGCAGATATCATTACTTCAACAACACACAAAACTCTTCGTGGAGGTAGAGGTGGAATCATCATGACTAATGATGAGGAAATTGCGAAAAAAATGAACCGTTGAGTTTTTCCTGGTTATCAAGGTGGACCACTTTTTCATGCTATTGCAGGAAAAGCAGTTGCTTTCTATGAAACATTAACACCAATGTTTAAAGAATATGGTGCTAAAATTGTTTCAAACGCAAAGAAATTTTGTGAAGCTTTTCAAGATAAAGGTGTCAAAATTATTAGTGGCGGAACTGATAATCACCTTTTCATGATTAATGTTTTAGATTCTTATAAAATAAATGGAAAACAAGCAGAAACAATCTTGGAAAAAATTAACATTACAATTAATAAAAACACAATCCCTTTTGATACCTTAAGTCCAACTCTTGCAAGTGGAATTAGATTAGGAACTGCAGCAATGACAAGTAGAGATTTTGATCAATGAGATGAACTTGCTGAAATTATTCATTACACTTTATCTAATTGCGAAAGATTAGAGCAAGATAAAGAAGAAGCTAATTTAGAATTAATCAAATTAAAAGAAAAAGTTTTAAACTTAACTTCTAAATATCCAATCAAAAAATCTTATTTATAA
- a CDS encoding phenylalanine--tRNA ligase subunit beta produces MVFSLNYLNTFFKNKKLNAKEVEVALNELGIEVEGIEEFSDVKGLLFAKVLEVFQNPNSDRLDVVKVETKQGVFQIQTNNRILKPGDLTICFPVGSSKGEQVFGEVTLKGEISQGMMGALAEIGYNWELLEDQNQLLVLPNDFATIEDDPMVKLGLDDIMIETSVTANRNDANSYYVLAKELASFYDLEFTFDIKKVQDTFVSNLIVNSNDAEELTFLEVKGNTENSFAEKLLLAKHGISSKFSWAVNLTNLTLINFGVPTHVYDRNKIGSKIEASYYTGKITVLGGKEVEVNDVLAIKDENKVISLASVMGLEDTKADLATNDFAFEIGIFSSKDIRHGAKEIKLNSNASNQGSRKISKELAHLAMLFVRSYCSNLELSQIINPIIIEPKHKIAWDEKKLTQYSNITNHQIFDEAKQKLTKLGFEFSDDYVLVPNYRYDIQIFEDIIEEIFRFYSYANFPALPVKNTPLKTQKRDMFKKILAHSGFSEARTFSLVSNEKNFLNPFNFDQSIALLTFVSKEREEIRNSIITSLAEVVEYNQKRKMENINLFEKGMINNNHMVFGFASTTKTFDELKQDIVNFTKQTNLSFVPLTNNPHIHPNCSARIEKDGKMVGWIGKIHPKYDQTNAFYAEILKDVVLKDSNFEKFVSIDNTPLKSIDLTFELSYDELISSYIDEIKQTANIFEVKQLDDYKKADTHNVTIRVYADDENIQKLIAKYN; encoded by the coding sequence ATGGTTTTTTCATTAAATTATTTAAATACATTTTTTAAAAACAAAAAACTAAATGCTAAAGAAGTTGAAGTTGCATTAAATGAACTTGGAATTGAAGTTGAAGGCATTGAAGAATTTTCTGATGTAAAAGGTCTTTTATTTGCTAAAGTTTTAGAAGTTTTTCAAAATCCTAACTCTGATCGTCTTGATGTTGTTAAAGTAGAAACCAAACAAGGTGTTTTTCAAATACAGACTAATAATCGAATTTTAAAACCTGGAGATTTAACAATTTGTTTTCCCGTTGGTTCTTCAAAAGGTGAACAAGTTTTTGGTGAGGTAACCCTTAAAGGTGAAATCTCTCAAGGTATGATGGGAGCTCTTGCAGAAATTGGTTATAATTGAGAACTTTTAGAAGATCAAAATCAATTATTAGTTTTACCAAATGATTTTGCAACAATTGAAGATGATCCGATGGTTAAACTAGGACTTGACGATATTATGATTGAAACATCAGTTACAGCTAACCGTAATGATGCTAATTCATATTACGTTTTAGCTAAAGAATTAGCAAGTTTTTATGATTTAGAATTTACTTTTGATATCAAAAAAGTTCAAGATACATTTGTATCAAATTTAATTGTAAATTCAAATGATGCTGAAGAGTTAACTTTTTTAGAAGTTAAAGGTAATACTGAAAATTCTTTCGCTGAAAAATTATTACTTGCAAAGCATGGTATTTCTTCAAAATTTAGTTGAGCTGTTAATTTAACAAACCTTACTTTAATTAATTTTGGAGTTCCTACACATGTTTATGACCGCAACAAAATTGGTTCAAAAATCGAGGCATCTTACTACACAGGTAAAATAACTGTTTTAGGTGGCAAAGAAGTTGAAGTTAATGATGTTTTAGCAATTAAAGATGAAAATAAAGTTATTTCACTAGCGAGTGTGATGGGGCTTGAAGATACTAAAGCAGATTTAGCAACAAATGATTTTGCTTTTGAAATTGGTATTTTTAGTTCAAAAGATATTCGTCATGGTGCAAAGGAAATTAAGTTAAATTCAAACGCTTCTAACCAAGGTTCACGTAAAATTTCAAAAGAATTAGCTCATTTAGCTATGCTCTTTGTGCGTTCTTACTGTTCAAATTTAGAGCTTTCTCAAATTATTAATCCTATAATCATTGAACCAAAGCACAAAATTGCTTGAGACGAAAAGAAACTAACACAATATTCAAATATTACAAATCATCAAATTTTTGATGAAGCTAAACAAAAACTTACTAAATTAGGTTTCGAATTTAGCGATGACTATGTTTTAGTACCTAATTATCGTTATGATATTCAAATTTTTGAAGATATTATTGAAGAAATTTTTAGATTTTACTCATATGCAAATTTCCCTGCTTTACCAGTTAAAAACACACCTTTAAAAACACAAAAAAGAGATATGTTTAAGAAAATTTTAGCTCATAGCGGATTTTCTGAAGCACGTACTTTTTCGCTTGTTTCAAATGAAAAGAACTTTTTAAATCCTTTTAACTTTGATCAAAGTATTGCACTCTTAACTTTTGTTTCAAAAGAAAGAGAAGAAATTAGAAATTCAATTATCACTTCTTTAGCTGAAGTTGTGGAATATAACCAAAAAAGAAAAATGGAAAATATTAACCTTTTTGAAAAAGGTATGATTAACAACAATCACATGGTTTTTGGTTTTGCATCAACAACCAAAACATTTGATGAGCTAAAACAAGATATTGTTAATTTTACAAAACAAACTAATTTAAGTTTTGTGCCATTAACAAACAATCCACACATTCATCCAAATTGCTCTGCAAGAATCGAAAAAGACGGCAAAATGGTTGGATGAATAGGTAAAATACATCCAAAATACGACCAAACAAACGCTTTTTATGCAGAGATTTTAAAAGATGTAGTTTTAAAAGATTCAAACTTTGAAAAATTTGTTTCAATCGATAATACACCACTTAAAAGCATTGATTTAACATTTGAACTATCTTATGATGAATTAATTTCATCTTATATTGATGAAATTAAACAGACTGCTAACATTTTTGAAGTAAAACAATTAGATGATTATAAAAAAGCAGATACTCATAATGTAACAATTAGAGTTTATGCCGATGATGAAAATATTCAAAAATTAATTGCTAAATACAATTAG
- a CDS encoding uracil-DNA glycosylase, which produces MKDSFLQILQKEGNKEYFVKILDSLKTAEKNGAIYPHQIEMFRPLEFFQVNETKVVILGQDPYHSPFVADGLAFSAKHTNKTPASLANLFKELKKDYPKTKIETNDLAAWAKQGVLLINMVWTVTEGKANSHKNFGWQKFTLAILEEVKNTNPNVIFVALGNEAQKFLNKIHPNPDNVIALSHPSPLGYAKSLKDGQLFLQINQKLKKHKEKQIKWDLVKEKGAK; this is translated from the coding sequence ATGAAAGATAGTTTTTTACAAATTTTACAAAAAGAAGGTAATAAAGAATATTTTGTGAAAATTCTTGATAGTTTAAAAACGGCTGAAAAAAATGGTGCAATCTACCCACATCAAATTGAAATGTTTAGACCATTAGAATTTTTCCAAGTAAACGAAACAAAAGTGGTAATTTTAGGACAAGATCCATATCACAGTCCTTTTGTTGCTGATGGTCTTGCTTTTAGTGCAAAACACACAAATAAAACGCCAGCAAGTTTAGCTAATCTTTTCAAGGAACTCAAAAAAGATTATCCTAAAACCAAAATTGAAACTAACGATTTAGCAGCTTGAGCAAAACAAGGTGTTCTTCTTATCAATATGGTTTGAACAGTAACTGAAGGAAAAGCTAATTCACACAAGAATTTTGGTTGACAAAAATTTACTTTAGCAATTTTGGAAGAAGTTAAAAATACCAATCCAAACGTTATTTTTGTTGCGCTTGGTAATGAAGCACAAAAATTTTTAAATAAAATTCATCCTAATCCAGATAATGTTATAGCACTCAGTCATCCAAGTCCATTAGGATATGCTAAATCATTAAAAGATGGTCAACTATTTTTACAAATTAATCAAAAACTTAAAAAACACAAAGAAAAACAAATTAAGTGAGATCTTGTTAAAGAGAAAGGAGCGAAATAA
- the pheS gene encoding phenylalanine--tRNA ligase subunit alpha, with protein sequence MKFILENINTLEDLKQAKAKAFSSEGEIFKLQQELKSAPATEKKVLGQKITQLKKEYEEFFSLAEQRVFDLAIERKIANEKIDVSKPTLKPGALHPITIIEERLRDWFFNHGYYEQESGEIVSDLYNFARLNIPQDHPARAMHDSLYINATTLLRTHNTGITAKVLEDNKNEEISTFAIGKVYRNDEDDATHSHQFTQVDFVSVGNHSFSNLIWTLKSLLSYVLEDEVEIRLRPSYFPFTEPSVEVDVFYKNRWIEILGAGMLHPNVLKAAGYTNNLNAFAAGLGIERITMIKYGFTDIRDLYRNDLRIMEQFNDER encoded by the coding sequence ATGAAATTTATTTTAGAAAACATTAATACTCTTGAAGATTTAAAACAAGCGAAAGCTAAAGCTTTTTCAAGCGAAGGTGAAATTTTTAAATTACAACAAGAATTAAAAAGCGCCCCTGCAACTGAGAAAAAAGTACTTGGCCAAAAAATTACACAACTTAAAAAAGAATATGAAGAATTTTTTAGTTTAGCAGAACAAAGAGTTTTTGATTTAGCCATCGAAAGAAAAATTGCTAATGAAAAAATCGATGTATCAAAACCCACATTAAAACCTGGTGCTTTACATCCAATTACAATCATCGAAGAAAGATTGAGAGATTGATTTTTTAACCATGGTTATTATGAACAAGAATCAGGTGAAATTGTTAGTGATTTATACAACTTTGCAAGATTAAATATTCCACAAGATCACCCGGCAAGAGCGATGCATGATTCGCTTTATATTAATGCAACTACTTTATTAAGAACTCACAACACTGGAATCACTGCTAAAGTTCTTGAAGATAACAAAAACGAAGAAATTTCAACTTTTGCAATTGGTAAAGTATATCGTAATGATGAAGATGATGCGACACACTCACATCAATTTACTCAAGTGGATTTTGTTTCTGTTGGAAATCATAGTTTTTCTAACTTAATTTGAACATTAAAATCACTTTTATCTTATGTTTTGGAAGATGAAGTTGAAATTCGTCTCCGTCCAAGCTATTTCCCATTTACTGAACCATCAGTTGAAGTTGATGTTTTTTATAAAAATAGATGAATTGAGATTTTAGGTGCTGGAATGTTACATCCAAATGTATTAAAAGCAGCAGGATACACAAATAATTTAAATGCTTTTGCAGCAGGATTAGGTATTGAAAGAATAACAATGATTAAGTATGGTTTTACAGATATTCGTGATTTATACCGTAACGATTTAAGAATAATGGAGCAATTTAACGATGAAAGATAG